Below is a window of Actinomycetota bacterium DNA.
TCGGATCATGTACGACGCCGTCCGGCGCGGGCACAGGACTCCGGACATAGACCGAGGCGTTGATCGGCTGTATGCCGTTTGACCTGCGGGTTTGTGGCGTGTCGAGTTGAGTCTGGCCGAAATTCACGCGATAATTGTTGTGTGATTATTCAGGTCTTGTCGGTGATGGCAGCATGACCACCATGACGGCCCAGCTGCCCCTGCGGGTGACCCCCGCGCCGGCCGTGGCGATCGGGCTCGCGGTGGGCCTGGTCGAGGACGCCGACGGCGGCCGGGTGTTCATCAACGGGCAGCTGTGCTTCGCCTGGGACGCCGGGGACGCGGCCACCCGCCGACTGGCGGCGGTGCAACTGGTGCGGATCAAGGCGGCCAAGGGGTACGAGGTGGCGGCCGGGTTCGGGGTGGACGAGTTCACGCTGTACCGCTGGGGGCAGGCCCTTTCCGAGGGTGGCCCGGCGGCGCTGGTGCCGAGCCGGCGTGGACCGAAGGGCCCGTCCAAGCTCACCGACGCGTTGGTCGCGGAGATCGTCGAGCGCCGCGCGGCCGGGCAGGGCATCGCCGAGGTCGCCGCCGCGGTCGGGGTTTCGGCGCGCAGCGTGTCGGCCGCGGCGGCCCGCGCCCGGGCCGAGGCGGGCAGCGGCGCGGCCGGTTCCAGCGATGACACCGCGGCCGGTTCCACCGAGGCCGCGGCCGGTTCCACCGGCGAGGCGGTTTCGAACGGTTCCACGAGCGAGGCGGTTTCGGACACCGACCCGGACATCGACGGTGCGGTGGTCGATTCCATTGAGGTCGCGGCCGGTTCCACCGGCGAGGCGGTTTCGGACGCCGACCCGGAGGTCGGCGCTGTCGTGGTCGATTCCGCCGACGAGGCCGCGGCCGGTTCCACGAGCGAGGCGGTTTCGGACGCCTCCCCGGACATCGACGGTGTCATGGCCGGTTCCGCCGGCGCCGACGCGGACCTCGACGACGTCGACGCCGCCGACGCCGGAGGGGTTGAGATCGGCGTCGGCGCGGCGGGTTTGGCCGGTGACGCCGGCGCCGGTGAGGCCCTGGTGCCGGTTTTGCCCGGTCCGGTGGACCGTTCGCTGGAGCGGGTCGCGGCCCGGTGGGGGCTGTTGCCGTACGCGCCGCCGGTGTTCGCGCCGGCCGCCAGGGTGCCGTTGGCCGGGCTGTTCCTGGCGGTGCCCGCGCTGGCGGCGACCGGACTGCTGGAGGGCGCCCGGCAGGTGTACGGCGGTGTCCCGTACGGCTTCTACGGTTTGGACGCCGTGTTGTGCGAGGCGGTGCTCCGGGCGTTGCTCGGCGAGCCGCGGGCCGAGGGCGCCACCCGGGTCAACCCGACCGATCTGGGTCGGGTGCTGGGCCTGGACCGGGCCCCGGAGGTCAAGACGGTGCGCCGCAAGATGGGCTTGCTGGCCGCCCGCGGGAAGGCCGCCGAGTTGTTGTCCGTGCAGGCCCGCCGGCACGCGGCCGAGCACCAGGAGGCGATGAGCGTGCTGTACGTGGACGGGCATGTGCGGACCTACCACGGCACCCGCAGGATCCAGAAGACGCACGCGCCCCGGCTGCGGTTCCCGGCCCCGGCCACCGTGGAGACCTGGATCGCCGACGCGCACGGGGCGCCGGTGTGGGTGGTGATGGCCGAGCCCGGCGCATCGCTGGCCTCCGAGATCCGCCGACTGCTGCCCGAGATCCGCGGCATCGTGGGCGACGACCGTCGCGTGCTGGTCGGCTTCGACCGCGGCGGCTGGTCCCCCACCCTTTTCCAGGAGATGATCGCGGCCGGGTTCGACGTGTTGACCTGGCGCAAGGGACCCACCCAAGACGTGGCCGCCGAGTTGTTCGCCGAGCACACCCACACCGACGAGCACGGCGTCAAACGCACATTCGAGTTGGCCGACACCACCGTGGCGATCCCGCTGGACGAGCACGATCCCGACGCCGGCACGGTGACGCTGCGGCAGGTCAGCAAGCTCGATCCGAGAACCGGCCGACAGGTGCACATCCTGACCTCGCGCACCGACCTGACCGCCGCCCAGGTGTGCTTCCGGATGGGTGCCCGCTGGCGGGAAGAGAACTACTTCCGCTACGGGCGGATGCATTTCGCGTTGGACTCGCACGACAGCTACGCGGTCACCGACGACGACCCGGACCGGTCGGTGCCGAACCCGGCCAAGCGCAAGGCCCACCAGGCGGTGCAGGCCGCCCGGGCCCGGCTGGCCCGCGCCGAAACCCGCCGGGACGAACAGCTGCTGGCACTGCGGTCCCCGACGCCCGGCGTCACCACCGTCATCACCAACCAGACCATCAACCAGATCACCGCGCCGGTCCACGCCGCCCGCGCCGAACTGGACGCCGCCGCCGCGGCGCACCGCGCCACCCCGACCCGGCTGCCCCTGGGCCAGGTCCGCCCCGGCCAGCAGGTCCTGGAGACCGAAACGAAGCTGCTCACCCATGCCATCCGGATGGCCGCGTTCAACACCCAAACCATGCTGGCCCGAACCATCACCACAGCAACCGGCTACCGCAAGGCCGGAAACGAGGCCCATGCCCTGGTCCGCACCGCCCTGGCCGGCACCGGCGACATCCGCCCGGCCCCCGGCACGCTGCACATCCGCCTCGACCCGATGCACACGCCCCGGGCCACGGCCGCCCTCGCCCAGCTGTGCACGGCCCTCAACGACACCGCCGCGGTGTTCCCCGGCACCGACCTAGAAATGCACTATTCGGTCAAACCGCACCGCTGACCCGCCGCTGACCTCACATCAACTATTGCGCTATGTCCGGAGCCCTGACATCGGGATCCGACACGATTCTCCCCCCCCGCTTGACTCGACCGGACTGTGACGTAGGAGCCACCAGGCCGGCCCCCCTCGCACCACGATGACGGGATGCGACGGATT
It encodes the following:
- a CDS encoding helix-turn-helix domain-containing protein — protein: MTTMTAQLPLRVTPAPAVAIGLAVGLVEDADGGRVFINGQLCFAWDAGDAATRRLAAVQLVRIKAAKGYEVAAGFGVDEFTLYRWGQALSEGGPAALVPSRRGPKGPSKLTDALVAEIVERRAAGQGIAEVAAAVGVSARSVSAAAARARAEAGSGAAGSSDDTAAGSTEAAAGSTGEAVSNGSTSEAVSDTDPDIDGAVVDSIEVAAGSTGEAVSDADPEVGAVVVDSADEAAAGSTSEAVSDASPDIDGVMAGSAGADADLDDVDAADAGGVEIGVGAAGLAGDAGAGEALVPVLPGPVDRSLERVAARWGLLPYAPPVFAPAARVPLAGLFLAVPALAATGLLEGARQVYGGVPYGFYGLDAVLCEAVLRALLGEPRAEGATRVNPTDLGRVLGLDRAPEVKTVRRKMGLLAARGKAAELLSVQARRHAAEHQEAMSVLYVDGHVRTYHGTRRIQKTHAPRLRFPAPATVETWIADAHGAPVWVVMAEPGASLASEIRRLLPEIRGIVGDDRRVLVGFDRGGWSPTLFQEMIAAGFDVLTWRKGPTQDVAAELFAEHTHTDEHGVKRTFELADTTVAIPLDEHDPDAGTVTLRQVSKLDPRTGRQVHILTSRTDLTAAQVCFRMGARWREENYFRYGRMHFALDSHDSYAVTDDDPDRSVPNPAKRKAHQAVQAARARLARAETRRDEQLLALRSPTPGVTTVITNQTINQITAPVHAARAELDAAAAAHRATPTRLPLGQVRPGQQVLETETKLLTHAIRMAAFNTQTMLARTITTATGYRKAGNEAHALVRTALAGTGDIRPAPGTLHIRLDPMHTPRATAALAQLCTALNDTAAVFPGTDLEMHYSVKPHR